From a single Micromonospora sp. WMMD1102 genomic region:
- a CDS encoding inositol monophosphatase, producing the protein MDDDLLLARRATLAGAAVGLGYFADLGRLDRERKPDGSVVTEADRAVEATIREVLAEARPDDAILGEEVGQIGSGGRRWIVDPIDGTAQFVAGDDRWLVLVALEEAGEIVVGVAAVPAQRTIWWARRGGGAYQAEISGTAVTGERLLRTVGTPAATSGTGTADLPAGLPAGSRLGVVPPDEQVYPAEREMIAALSAVTTTVPWRTHAALLVARGELDLAVQTRGQVWDFAATSLIVTEAGGRYSGFDGRSRPAAGPSLFARTPALHDAALRRLAGTVRPEPPPTGTAA; encoded by the coding sequence GTGGACGACGATCTTCTTCTTGCCCGGCGGGCCACGCTGGCCGGTGCCGCCGTCGGACTCGGGTACTTCGCCGACCTTGGCCGGCTCGACCGGGAGCGGAAGCCGGACGGCAGCGTGGTGACCGAGGCGGACCGGGCCGTCGAGGCGACCATCCGGGAGGTGCTCGCCGAGGCCCGGCCCGACGACGCGATCCTCGGTGAGGAGGTCGGGCAGATCGGCAGCGGCGGCCGGCGCTGGATCGTCGACCCGATCGACGGTACGGCCCAGTTCGTCGCCGGGGACGACCGCTGGCTGGTGCTGGTCGCCCTGGAGGAGGCGGGCGAGATCGTCGTCGGGGTGGCAGCGGTGCCGGCACAGCGGACGATCTGGTGGGCCCGGCGCGGCGGTGGCGCCTACCAGGCGGAGATCTCCGGTACGGCGGTGACCGGTGAGCGCCTGCTCCGCACCGTCGGCACCCCAGCGGCCACCAGCGGCACCGGGACGGCCGATCTTCCGGCCGGCCTTCCGGCTGGCAGCCGACTCGGGGTGGTGCCGCCGGACGAACAGGTCTATCCGGCCGAACGCGAGATGATCGCCGCGCTCTCGGCGGTCACCACGACGGTTCCGTGGCGCACCCACGCCGCACTGCTGGTGGCCCGGGGCGAGCTGGACCTCGCGGTGCAGACCCGGGGGCAGGTGTGGGACTTCGCCGCCACCTCGCTGATCGTGACCGAGGCGGGTGGCCGGTACAGCGGATTCGACGGGCGGTCCCGGCCGGCCGCCGGACCTTCGCTCTTCGCCCGGACCCCGGCGCTGCACGACGCCGCGCTACGCCGCCTCGCCGGCACCGTCCGCCCCGAACCGCCGCCGACGGGAACAGCCGCCTGA
- a CDS encoding class I SAM-dependent methyltransferase, with translation MRDGAAYDEIADWYEAEFLPQRALAEDELEVARTLRLLLGPGDGPCLEIGCGTGVYAEQVRALGRSPIGVDLSAGMLRYARDRLPTVWADAGRLPVSDGTLPAVVAVMVHTDMPGYAAVLREAARVLAPGGVFVHVGVHPCFCGGFADRTDRNAVLIRPGYRDSNWTKESWTDRGIRDKVGATHWPLSELLQMFLDAGLTFERFAEGGSPTPIVLAARARRSG, from the coding sequence ATGCGGGATGGCGCGGCGTACGACGAGATCGCCGACTGGTACGAGGCGGAGTTCCTGCCCCAGCGGGCCCTCGCCGAGGACGAGTTGGAGGTCGCCCGGACCCTGCGGCTGCTGCTCGGCCCCGGCGACGGCCCCTGCCTGGAGATCGGCTGCGGCACCGGCGTCTACGCCGAGCAGGTCCGCGCTCTCGGCCGCAGTCCGATCGGGGTGGACCTCTCCGCCGGGATGCTCCGGTACGCCCGGGACCGCCTGCCGACCGTCTGGGCCGACGCCGGCCGGCTGCCGGTCTCCGACGGCACACTGCCGGCGGTCGTCGCGGTGATGGTGCACACCGACATGCCCGGATACGCCGCGGTGCTCCGGGAGGCGGCCCGGGTGCTCGCGCCTGGCGGGGTGTTCGTGCACGTCGGCGTGCACCCGTGCTTCTGCGGTGGCTTCGCCGACCGCACCGACCGGAACGCGGTGCTGATCCGCCCCGGCTACCGGGACAGCAACTGGACCAAGGAGTCCTGGACCGACCGGGGGATCCGGGACAAGGTCGGCGCGACCCACTGGCCGCTGTCCGAGCTGTTGCAGATGTTCCTGGACGCCGGGCTGACCTTCGAGCGGTTCGCCGAGGGGGGCAGCCCGACCCCGATCGTCCTCGCCGCCCGCGCCCGCCGGTCAGGCTGA
- a CDS encoding cholesterol oxidase substrate-binding domain-containing protein — protein MALTRRGFLEASAATAVGTLWTTGERAAPPDFPAGVPVRREAYRNWAGEIQAEGVWTCTPRDAADVLAVTNWAYRNGYRVRARGYRHTWAPLTVPADGAADRTVLVDTTRHLTSMAVLATAPAAVRVQTGASMDDLLAFLEEHGLGVTNTPAPGDLSVGGVLAINGHGTSVPADGETRAPGHSYGTLSNLILSLTAVVWDAATDGYVLRTFDRADPECAALLTHVGRTFVTEVTLRVGANQNLRCVSRVDIPAAELFAAPGTGGRTLTSFVAAAGRVEAIWFAFTDNPWLKVWSVSPTRPLTSRPVLTPYNYVFSDNVPEPVSELAEQLLGGAWELTPTFGQVQYTTAAAGLTGTLATDLWGPSKNLLLYVKPTTLRETANGYAVHTSRGSVQRVVHEFARFYQRQLAAYQSRGEFPVTGQVEIRVAGVDRAADVGVPGAQPPALSAARPRADHPEWDCVVWFDVLTFPTAPRAHAFYREMENFFFGTYTGSYAGCRVEWSKGWGYTDAAAWADPTMLTRTVPDSYRQAPDPTWDRAVEQLNGHDPHRVFSNAFLDVLLPTTS, from the coding sequence ATGGCTCTCACCCGACGTGGCTTCCTCGAGGCGTCCGCCGCGACGGCCGTCGGCACACTGTGGACGACGGGGGAGCGGGCGGCACCGCCGGACTTTCCGGCCGGGGTACCGGTGCGGCGCGAGGCGTACCGGAACTGGGCCGGGGAGATCCAGGCCGAGGGTGTCTGGACCTGCACCCCGCGCGACGCGGCCGACGTGCTGGCCGTGACCAACTGGGCCTACCGGAACGGCTACCGGGTGCGGGCCCGTGGCTACCGGCACACCTGGGCACCGCTGACCGTACCCGCCGACGGCGCCGCCGACCGGACCGTCCTGGTGGACACCACCCGGCACCTGACCTCGATGGCGGTGCTCGCCACCGCACCGGCGGCGGTACGCGTGCAGACCGGCGCCTCGATGGACGACCTCCTGGCGTTCCTGGAGGAGCACGGGCTCGGCGTCACCAACACCCCCGCCCCCGGCGACCTGAGCGTCGGCGGGGTGCTGGCGATCAACGGGCACGGCACCAGCGTGCCGGCCGACGGCGAGACCCGGGCACCCGGACACAGCTACGGGACGCTGAGCAACCTGATCCTCTCGCTCACTGCCGTGGTCTGGGACGCGGCGACCGACGGGTACGTGCTGCGCACCTTCGACCGCGCCGACCCGGAGTGCGCGGCGCTGCTCACCCACGTCGGCCGAACCTTCGTCACCGAGGTCACGCTGCGGGTCGGCGCCAACCAGAACCTCCGGTGCGTCAGCCGGGTCGACATCCCGGCCGCCGAGCTGTTCGCCGCACCGGGCACCGGCGGGCGTACCCTGACCAGCTTCGTGGCGGCGGCCGGCCGGGTCGAGGCGATCTGGTTCGCCTTCACCGACAACCCGTGGCTGAAGGTCTGGAGCGTCAGCCCGACCCGGCCGCTGACCTCCCGGCCGGTGCTCACGCCGTACAACTACGTCTTCTCCGACAACGTGCCCGAGCCGGTCTCCGAGCTGGCCGAGCAACTGCTGGGCGGGGCCTGGGAACTGACCCCGACGTTCGGGCAGGTGCAGTACACCACCGCCGCCGCCGGGCTGACCGGCACGCTCGCCACCGACCTCTGGGGTCCGTCGAAGAACCTGCTGCTCTACGTCAAGCCGACCACGCTGCGGGAGACCGCCAACGGGTACGCGGTGCACACCAGCCGGGGCTCGGTGCAGCGGGTGGTGCACGAGTTCGCCCGGTTCTACCAGCGGCAGTTGGCCGCGTACCAGTCCCGGGGGGAGTTCCCGGTCACCGGGCAGGTGGAGATCCGGGTCGCCGGAGTGGACCGGGCGGCCGATGTCGGCGTACCCGGGGCGCAGCCACCGGCACTGTCGGCGGCCCGGCCCCGGGCAGACCACCCGGAGTGGGACTGCGTGGTCTGGTTCGACGTGCTCACCTTCCCGACCGCGCCCCGGGCACACGCCTTCTACCGCGAGATGGAGAACTTCTTCTTCGGCACCTACACCGGCTCGTACGCCGGTTGCCGGGTCGAGTGGTCGAAGGGCTGGGGCTACACCGACGCCGCCGCCTGGGCCGACCCGACGATGCTGACCCGGACCGTCCCGGACTCCTACCGGCAGGCGCCCGACCCGACCTGGGACCGGGCGGTGGAGCAGCTGAACGGCCACGACCCGCACCGGGTGTTCAGCAACGCCTTCCTCGACGTGCTGCTGCCAACGACGTCCTGA
- a CDS encoding ribose-phosphate pyrophosphokinase codes for MRDIAVFTGSAHPELATEICHHLGVPLLPIRISRFANDCLEVQLQANCRERDVFLIQPLVPPVQEHLVELLLMLDAARGASAGRITVVMPHYAYARSDKKDAPRISIGGRLVADLLSTAGAGRILALTLHSPQVHGFFSIPVDHLHALRELATHFRGYDLTDTVVVSPDLGNAKQAAAFARLLKVPVAAGAKQRFSDDKVVISTVIGDVVDRDVIVLDDEIAKGSTVFELLDRLREQKVRSVRVACTHGLFAAQALRRLSAEPDVAEIVCTNTVPIPAGDHTDKLTVLSVAPALAEAMRRIHNGESVSALFG; via the coding sequence GTGCGTGACATCGCGGTCTTCACCGGCAGTGCCCACCCCGAACTCGCCACCGAGATCTGCCACCACCTCGGCGTCCCCCTGCTGCCCATCCGGATCTCCCGGTTCGCCAACGACTGCCTGGAGGTGCAGTTGCAGGCGAACTGCCGGGAGCGGGACGTCTTCCTGATCCAGCCGCTGGTGCCGCCGGTGCAGGAGCACCTGGTCGAGCTGCTGCTGATGCTGGACGCCGCCCGGGGCGCCTCGGCGGGCCGGATCACGGTGGTGATGCCGCACTACGCGTACGCCCGCAGCGACAAGAAGGACGCCCCGCGCATCTCGATCGGCGGGCGGCTGGTCGCCGACCTGCTCAGTACGGCCGGAGCGGGCCGGATCCTGGCGCTCACCCTGCACTCGCCGCAGGTGCACGGCTTCTTCAGTATCCCGGTCGACCACCTGCACGCGCTGCGCGAGCTGGCCACGCACTTCCGGGGCTACGACCTGACCGACACGGTGGTGGTCTCGCCGGACCTCGGCAACGCCAAGCAGGCCGCCGCGTTCGCCCGGCTGCTGAAGGTGCCGGTGGCGGCCGGGGCCAAGCAGCGGTTCTCCGACGACAAGGTGGTGATCAGCACGGTGATCGGCGACGTGGTCGACCGGGACGTCATCGTGCTGGACGACGAGATCGCCAAGGGCAGTACGGTCTTCGAGCTGCTCGACCGGCTGCGCGAGCAGAAGGTGCGCAGCGTACGGGTGGCCTGCACGCACGGGCTCTTCGCCGCGCAGGCGCTGCGCCGGCTCTCGGCCGAGCCGGACGTCGCCGAGATCGTCTGCACCAACACGGTGCCGATCCCGGCGGGCGATCACACCGACAAGCTCACCGTGCTCTCCGTGGCCCCGGCACTGGCCGAGGCGATGCGCCGGATCCACAACGGGGAGTCGGTCAGCGCGCTGTTCGGCTGA
- the rnhA gene encoding ribonuclease HI, whose product MAEQVVQIFTDGACSGNPGPGGWGAVLRYGTVEKELHGGEAVPTTNNRMELMAAIRALESLTRPVAVQIYVDSTYVRDGITKWLPNWKRNGWQTAAKQPVKNADLWQRLETAAARHQVRWHWVKGHAGHPENERADQLAVRGMREAVADRGRRPGVPV is encoded by the coding sequence GTGGCAGAGCAGGTCGTGCAGATCTTCACCGACGGCGCGTGCAGCGGTAACCCCGGTCCCGGCGGCTGGGGCGCCGTGCTGCGGTACGGGACGGTGGAGAAGGAACTCCACGGCGGCGAGGCGGTGCCGACCACCAACAACCGGATGGAGCTGATGGCGGCGATCCGGGCGCTGGAGAGCCTGACCCGCCCGGTGGCGGTGCAGATCTACGTCGACAGCACCTACGTCCGGGACGGCATCACCAAGTGGCTGCCGAACTGGAAGCGCAACGGCTGGCAGACCGCCGCGAAGCAGCCGGTCAAGAACGCCGACCTGTGGCAGCGGCTGGAGACCGCGGCCGCCCGCCACCAGGTGCGGTGGCACTGGGTGAAGGGGCACGCGGGGCATCCGGAGAACGAGCGGGCGGACCAGCTCGCGGTCCGGGGCATGCGGGAGGCGGTCGCCGACCGGGGGCGCCGACCGGGCGTACCGGTCTGA
- a CDS encoding Clp protease N-terminal domain-containing protein — translation MERLPVRLDDLIEYVRRQHPAGDPLDRVADAVLVGEYLGDLADHLIGHFVDQARRSGASWTEIGQSMGVSKQAVQKRFVTRRAEQDDAIPAGVLARFTDRARNVVTQAQAEARYAGSAEVGTEHLLLGILHEPAGLAGRAITALGVSAEQIRAGVPGTGPAPAPAAAGAHPTAEPVRSADGSDHLPFSAGAKQVRDRTFAEALRLGHNYVGTEHILLGLLATEDEPGARILVELGVTRPRAEEWIVDTLRKLSRSASSGR, via the coding sequence ATGGAGCGCCTGCCGGTTCGTCTCGACGACCTCATCGAGTACGTCCGCCGCCAGCATCCCGCCGGGGACCCCCTCGACCGGGTCGCCGACGCGGTACTCGTCGGCGAGTACCTCGGTGACCTCGCCGACCACCTGATCGGACACTTCGTCGACCAGGCCCGCCGTTCCGGTGCCTCGTGGACCGAGATCGGGCAGAGCATGGGCGTCAGCAAGCAGGCCGTGCAGAAGCGCTTCGTGACCCGGCGGGCCGAGCAGGACGACGCCATTCCGGCCGGCGTCCTCGCCCGGTTCACCGACCGGGCCCGCAACGTGGTGACGCAGGCCCAGGCCGAGGCCAGGTACGCCGGCAGCGCCGAGGTCGGCACCGAACACCTGCTGCTCGGCATCCTGCACGAGCCGGCGGGCCTGGCCGGCCGGGCGATCACCGCACTTGGCGTCTCCGCCGAGCAGATCCGGGCCGGCGTACCCGGGACCGGCCCCGCTCCCGCTCCCGCCGCAGCCGGCGCCCACCCGACCGCTGAGCCGGTGCGGTCGGCGGATGGCTCGGACCACCTGCCGTTCTCCGCCGGAGCCAAACAGGTGCGGGACCGTACCTTCGCCGAGGCGCTCCGGCTCGGCCACAACTACGTCGGCACCGAGCACATCCTGCTCGGCCTGCTCGCCACCGAGGACGAACCGGGCGCGCGGATCCTGGTCGAACTCGGGGTGACCCGGCCCCGGGCCGAGGAGTGGATCGTCGACACCCTGCGAAAGCTGTCCCGCTCGGCCAGCTCAGGCAGGTGA
- a CDS encoding MFS transporter, producing MTTAPAGSTTSDHGSSGDRAARRDRDFPLFWAGQALSAFGDAFSLLAVPLLVLEATGSVARMGLLTGLVGAASVGAGTVAGHLVDRVDRRLLLLGCDLCRAAGYASIPLGWLLGPQLWLVFLVAPACAAAGMVFQVGYVAAVPALVGPDRITRANGQLYATYAAAGVVGPVLAGLLCAAVGPTAAIAIDAGSFALAALGLCFVRLRVPAGRRARDAPADSTGRGGGADRSGWADLLVGVRFLWRHPVLRTLTLLLSVLTFLTIGLTDVFVYHVKHDLGRSDGSVGHVLAAAAGGTIVAALLVAPVRRALGFGACWIGAYALGGLAVAGVGLTRQVPVLALPVATYTFGTGLAGICSMSLRQQVTPEHLLGRVTSAFWTLHSALGPLGATVLTGAVARYGTAPVCLAAGLACLTVAAVATTTPIRAPRPELVPDRATGPRTG from the coding sequence GTGACCACCGCGCCGGCGGGCTCCACGACCTCCGACCACGGGTCCTCGGGCGACCGGGCGGCCCGGCGGGACCGGGACTTCCCGCTGTTCTGGGCCGGGCAGGCCCTCTCCGCGTTCGGCGACGCCTTCTCGCTGCTCGCGGTGCCGCTGCTGGTGCTGGAGGCGACCGGCTCGGTGGCCCGGATGGGCCTGCTGACCGGGCTGGTCGGCGCCGCGTCGGTGGGAGCCGGGACAGTCGCCGGTCACCTGGTCGACCGGGTGGACCGCCGGCTCCTGCTGCTCGGCTGCGACCTGTGCCGGGCCGCCGGCTATGCCAGCATCCCGCTCGGCTGGCTCCTCGGGCCGCAACTCTGGCTGGTGTTCCTGGTCGCGCCGGCCTGCGCCGCCGCCGGCATGGTCTTCCAGGTCGGCTACGTGGCCGCCGTACCGGCGCTGGTCGGCCCCGACCGGATCACCCGGGCCAACGGCCAGCTCTACGCGACGTACGCGGCGGCCGGCGTCGTCGGTCCGGTGCTGGCCGGGCTGCTCTGCGCGGCCGTCGGTCCGACCGCCGCGATCGCGATCGACGCCGGCAGCTTCGCGCTGGCCGCCCTCGGCCTCTGCTTCGTCCGGCTGCGTGTGCCGGCGGGACGCCGTGCCCGGGACGCCCCTGCCGACAGCACCGGGCGGGGCGGCGGGGCGGACCGTTCCGGCTGGGCCGACCTGCTGGTCGGGGTGCGGTTCCTGTGGCGGCATCCGGTGCTGCGCACGCTGACGCTCCTGCTGTCGGTGCTGACCTTCCTGACCATCGGGTTGACCGACGTCTTCGTCTATCACGTGAAGCACGATCTCGGCCGCTCCGACGGCTCCGTCGGGCACGTCCTCGCCGCCGCGGCCGGCGGCACGATCGTGGCCGCCCTACTTGTCGCGCCGGTCCGCCGTGCACTGGGCTTCGGCGCGTGCTGGATCGGGGCGTACGCGCTGGGCGGCCTGGCCGTCGCCGGTGTCGGACTGACCCGACAGGTACCCGTGCTCGCCCTGCCGGTCGCCACCTACACGTTCGGGACCGGCCTGGCCGGGATCTGTTCGATGTCGTTACGCCAGCAGGTCACCCCGGAACATCTGCTCGGCCGGGTTACCTCGGCGTTCTGGACCCTGCACTCCGCGCTCGGGCCGCTCGGCGCGACCGTGCTGACCGGCGCGGTCGCCCGGTACGGCACCGCACCGGTCTGCCTCGCCGCCGGGCTCGCCTGCCTCACCGTCGCCGCCGTCGCCACCACGACCCCGATCCGCGCGCCCCGCCCGGAACTGGTTCCGGACCGGGCGACCGGTCCCCGCACCGGCTGA
- a CDS encoding PQQ-dependent sugar dehydrogenase: MRSSRLLVTGAALTVVLGGAGFAVADTTAAPGDGVGVRAAGDFDFSRPQTVATNLQAPWGMAFLPDGSALVAERDTARVVQIRPGQSPQQVATISGVSPGGEAGLLGLAVSPTYASDRYVYAYFTSASDNRIVRFRLDAPQTQTPILTGLARANFHDGGRIAFGPDGMLYAGVGDAGQTANAQNPSSRNGKILRMRPDGSAPPDNPTAGSLVYSMGHRNVQGLAWDAQGRLYASEFGQNSWDEVNYIVPGGNYGWPTVEGQGNDPRFRNPIVTWTTAEASPSGATIDGNMLFVAALRGTRLWQVPLNGSGGVSGSPIARLTGQYGRLRTVERAPDGSLWVATSNRDGRGSPAATDDRILRFLPLDATPPPTTRPPTSSPTPSLPPTVPPTTTPPPTTTPPATSTPPPAGGACTATYRQTNQWQGGFQAEVTVRNTSTGTLNGWTVRWTFGNGQTITQLWSGTLTASGSSVTVRNVSWNGTLSPNASATFGFTGSWNGTNNPPGELTCTSP, translated from the coding sequence ATGCGGAGCAGTCGACTTCTCGTCACCGGTGCGGCACTGACCGTCGTACTCGGCGGGGCCGGGTTCGCCGTCGCCGACACGACGGCGGCACCGGGCGACGGGGTGGGGGTGCGGGCCGCCGGGGATTTCGACTTCAGCCGGCCGCAGACCGTCGCCACCAACCTCCAGGCCCCCTGGGGGATGGCCTTCCTGCCAGACGGCAGCGCGCTGGTCGCCGAACGGGACACCGCCCGGGTCGTGCAGATCCGTCCCGGGCAGAGCCCGCAGCAGGTCGCCACCATCTCCGGCGTCTCGCCCGGCGGCGAGGCCGGGTTGCTCGGCCTCGCGGTCTCGCCGACGTACGCCAGCGACCGCTACGTGTACGCCTACTTCACCTCGGCCAGCGACAACCGGATCGTCCGGTTCCGGCTCGACGCGCCGCAGACCCAGACGCCGATCCTCACCGGGCTGGCCCGGGCCAACTTCCACGACGGCGGGCGGATCGCCTTCGGCCCCGACGGCATGCTCTATGCCGGCGTCGGCGATGCCGGCCAGACCGCCAACGCGCAGAACCCGTCCAGCCGCAACGGCAAGATCCTGCGGATGCGCCCGGACGGCAGTGCCCCACCGGACAACCCGACCGCCGGCTCGCTCGTCTACAGTATGGGCCACCGCAACGTGCAGGGGCTCGCCTGGGACGCGCAGGGCCGGCTCTACGCCAGCGAGTTCGGGCAGAACAGCTGGGACGAGGTCAACTACATCGTGCCGGGCGGCAACTACGGCTGGCCGACGGTGGAGGGCCAGGGCAACGACCCCCGGTTCCGCAACCCGATCGTCACCTGGACGACCGCCGAAGCCTCACCGAGCGGTGCCACCATCGACGGCAACATGCTCTTCGTCGCGGCCCTGCGCGGCACCCGGCTCTGGCAGGTACCGCTCAACGGAAGCGGCGGGGTCTCCGGCAGCCCGATCGCCAGGCTGACCGGCCAGTACGGTCGGCTGCGTACCGTCGAACGCGCCCCGGACGGATCGCTCTGGGTGGCCACCAGCAACCGGGACGGCCGTGGCAGCCCGGCCGCCACCGACGACCGGATCCTGCGGTTCCTGCCGCTCGACGCGACGCCGCCGCCGACCACCAGGCCGCCCACCTCGTCGCCGACGCCGAGCCTGCCGCCGACGGTGCCGCCGACCACCACCCCGCCGCCGACCACCACCCCGCCGGCCACCAGCACCCCGCCGCCGGCCGGCGGTGCCTGCACCGCGACCTACCGGCAGACGAACCAGTGGCAGGGCGGCTTCCAGGCCGAGGTGACGGTCCGGAACACCAGCACCGGCACGCTGAACGGCTGGACCGTGCGGTGGACCTTCGGCAACGGGCAGACGATCACACAGCTCTGGAGCGGCACGCTGACCGCGAGCGGATCGTCGGTCACGGTCCGGAACGTCAGCTGGAACGGCACACTCAGTCCCAACGCGTCGGCCACCTTCGGCTTCACCGGCTCGTGGAACGGCACCAACAACCCGCCGGGCGAACTCACCTGCACCAGTCCCTGA
- a CDS encoding glycoside hydrolase family 3 N-terminal domain-containing protein: MSSNRNAADPGRTTIEVERLEVTGVHDGHPHDGKLAAARTGQDAAPDGDAAPGDLPRWQDPRLPVARRVEDLVGRLTLEEKVAQLYGVWVGGDSTGEDLAPHQQEMTSEAPDWRSMISAGLGQLTRPFGTAPIDPALGARALARMQQEIVAASRFGIPAIAHEECLTGFMTWKATVYPTPLAWGATFHPELIERMGRQIGSVLRMVGVHQGLAPVIDVIRDLRWGRCEESLGEDPYLVATLGTAYVRGLESTGVVATLKHFVGYSASRAGRNHGPVSIGSRELADVLLPPFEMALRDGGARSVMHAYNDVDGVPPAADPELLTVLLRDRWGFTGTVVADYFGISFLHRLNSVAADLSEAAVLALTAGVDVELPAGHAYGTPLLEAVRAGTVPESLVDRAVTRVLRQKCELGLLDPDWSPVPPVLADGAERSNGEVPGVLEGSVDLDPPANRALAREIAEESVVLLTNSDVLPLRPQSRIAMVGPLADDVAGMLGCYTFPSHVGPQHPELPEGVEVRTLLAALRAEMPETPIKYAPGGTVDGPAELDAEAISTAAAVASEADVCVAVLGDRAGLFGRGTSGEGCDVDDLRLPGAQAELLAALLDTGTPVVLVLLAGRPYALGDTVDRLAAVVQAFFPGEEGGPAVARVLSGAVSPSGRLPVSMPRNPGGQPTSYLSTTLGQKTEVSSVDPTPLFPFGHGLSYTWFSWPEVSVEGAAPDGPVEVPTDGEVSVSVSVRNDGDRAGVEVVQLYLHDPVAQVNRPVVRLIGYARVPLEAGQTRQVDFRVHADLSSFTGRLGYRVVEPGDLELRLSASSDDHRHTVPVRLTGPERRVDHRRQFVAEVTLH, from the coding sequence GTGAGCAGCAACCGCAATGCCGCCGACCCGGGTCGGACGACGATCGAGGTCGAGCGGCTTGAGGTCACGGGGGTGCACGACGGGCATCCGCACGACGGAAAGCTCGCCGCTGCCCGGACCGGCCAGGACGCGGCACCGGACGGCGACGCCGCTCCCGGCGACCTGCCCCGCTGGCAGGACCCGCGACTGCCCGTGGCCCGGCGGGTCGAGGACCTGGTCGGCCGGCTCACGCTGGAGGAGAAGGTCGCCCAGCTGTACGGCGTCTGGGTCGGCGGCGACTCCACCGGCGAGGACCTGGCGCCGCACCAGCAGGAGATGACCAGCGAGGCACCCGACTGGCGGTCGATGATCAGCGCCGGCCTCGGCCAGCTCACCCGCCCGTTCGGCACCGCACCCATCGACCCCGCCCTCGGCGCCCGCGCCCTGGCCCGGATGCAGCAGGAGATCGTCGCCGCCAGCCGCTTCGGCATCCCGGCCATCGCGCACGAGGAGTGCCTGACCGGCTTCATGACCTGGAAGGCGACCGTCTATCCCACGCCGCTGGCCTGGGGTGCGACCTTCCACCCGGAGCTGATCGAGCGGATGGGCCGGCAGATCGGCTCGGTGTTGCGGATGGTCGGCGTGCACCAGGGACTGGCGCCCGTGATCGACGTGATCCGCGACCTGCGCTGGGGACGCTGCGAGGAGTCCCTCGGCGAGGATCCCTACCTGGTTGCCACCCTCGGCACCGCGTACGTCCGGGGGCTGGAGTCGACCGGCGTGGTGGCCACCCTGAAGCACTTCGTCGGCTACTCCGCCTCCCGGGCGGGCCGCAACCACGGTCCGGTCAGCATCGGTTCCCGGGAGCTGGCCGACGTGCTCCTGCCGCCCTTCGAGATGGCGCTGCGCGACGGCGGCGCCAGGTCGGTGATGCACGCCTACAACGACGTCGACGGCGTGCCGCCGGCCGCCGACCCCGAGCTGCTCACCGTGCTGCTCCGGGATCGCTGGGGCTTCACCGGCACCGTCGTCGCCGACTACTTCGGGATCAGCTTCCTGCACCGGCTGAACAGCGTCGCGGCCGACCTGTCCGAGGCGGCGGTGCTCGCCCTGACCGCCGGGGTGGACGTCGAACTGCCGGCCGGCCACGCCTACGGCACCCCGCTGCTCGAGGCGGTCCGGGCCGGCACCGTGCCGGAGTCGCTTGTCGACCGGGCGGTCACCCGGGTGCTCCGGCAGAAGTGCGAACTCGGCCTGCTCGACCCGGACTGGTCACCGGTGCCGCCCGTGCTCGCCGACGGCGCCGAGCGGAGCAACGGCGAAGTGCCGGGCGTCCTCGAGGGCTCCGTCGACCTCGACCCGCCGGCCAACCGGGCGCTGGCCCGGGAGATCGCCGAGGAGTCCGTGGTACTCCTGACGAACTCCGACGTACTCCCGCTGCGCCCGCAGAGCCGGATCGCCATGGTCGGCCCGCTCGCCGACGACGTCGCCGGGATGCTCGGCTGCTACACCTTCCCCAGTCACGTCGGCCCGCAGCACCCGGAACTGCCGGAGGGCGTCGAGGTCCGCACCCTGCTGGCCGCGCTCCGGGCCGAGATGCCGGAAACCCCGATCAAGTACGCGCCCGGCGGCACCGTGGACGGCCCGGCCGAACTCGACGCCGAGGCGATCAGCACGGCCGCCGCGGTGGCCTCCGAAGCGGACGTCTGCGTGGCGGTACTCGGCGACCGGGCCGGACTCTTCGGCCGCGGCACCTCCGGCGAGGGCTGCGACGTCGACGACCTGCGCCTGCCCGGCGCCCAGGCCGAACTGCTGGCGGCGCTGCTGGACACCGGAACCCCGGTGGTGCTGGTGTTGCTCGCCGGCCGCCCCTACGCGCTCGGCGACACCGTCGACCGGCTCGCCGCGGTGGTGCAGGCGTTCTTCCCCGGCGAGGAGGGCGGGCCGGCGGTGGCCCGGGTGCTCAGCGGTGCGGTCAGCCCGTCCGGCCGGCTGCCGGTGAGCATGCCGCGCAACCCGGGCGGCCAGCCGACCAGTTACCTCAGCACGACGCTGGGCCAGAAGACCGAGGTAAGCAGCGTCGACCCGACTCCGCTCTTCCCGTTCGGCCACGGCCTGTCGTACACCTGGTTCAGCTGGCCGGAGGTGTCGGTCGAGGGTGCAGCGCCGGACGGCCCGGTGGAGGTGCCGACCGACGGCGAGGTCAGCGTCTCGGTCTCGGTCCGCAACGACGGCGACCGGGCCGGCGTCGAGGTCGTGCAGCTCTACCTGCACGACCCGGTGGCCCAGGTGAACCGCCCGGTGGTCCGGCTGATCGGCTACGCCCGGGTGCCGCTCGAAGCGGGCCAGACCCGGCAGGTGGACTTCCGGGTGCACGCCGACCTCTCCTCGTTCACCGGCCGGCTCGGCTATCGGGTGGTCGAGCCCGGCGACCTGGAGCTACGGCTCTCCGCCTCCAGCGACGACCACCGGCACACCGTCCCGGTCCGGCTGACCGGGCCCGAGCGGCGGGTGGACCACCGGCGGCAGTTCGTCGCCGAGGTGACCCTGCACTGA